Part of the Methylomonas rapida genome is shown below.
AAGACCGAGTTGGGCACGCCGCATCGGTTTGATGTCGTTGACGTGACCGTAGACAATGACGTGGCGATATGGGCAACATCGGTCATCCAGGATTTTGGACCACCTGACCTGCTGCTCAATAATGCCGCGATGATCAACGAGGTCAAACCTCTTTGGCAAATTTCGGCACGAGATTTCGATGCGGTCATCGATGTGAATATCAAAGGCGTGGCCCATGTGCTTCGTCACCTTGTCCCTGCCATGATCGAACGGCAAGAAGGTGTTATCGTCAATTTCAGCTCGGGTTGGGGTAGAAGTACGGATGCTGGCGTCGCGCCCTATTGCGCGTCGAAATGGGCCATCGAAGGCCTGACACGCGCATTGGCCCAGGAAGTCCCGAAATCCATGGCCGCCATTCCGTTAAATCCCGGCATTATCGATACCGATATGCTGAAAATCTGCTTTGGTGATGAGGCCAAGCAGTACCCCACTGCAGCACGCTGGGCCGAAACGGCTGTACCTTTTCTGCTTGCGTTGAGTGCTCGTGATAACGGCAAACCGCTATCGGTGCCGGGTTATTAGGCGTTAAGATAGGTTTTATTTCAGATGCATTCTTTAAACCTTACCGAACAAGCTCCTTTGGTCAATGTCGTCATTGAGACGCCTCGCGGCAGTTTTTTAAAGCGGGGCACGGCTGGAAAACTGGACTTTATCTCGCCGTTGCCCTGTCCATTCAACTATGGTTCGATTCCGGCCTA
Proteins encoded:
- a CDS encoding SDR family oxidoreductase, giving the protein MSKSRIIVITGVTRGLGRAMAITFASLGHTVIGCGRSQAAIDVLKTELGTPHRFDVVDVTVDNDVAIWATSVIQDFGPPDLLLNNAAMINEVKPLWQISARDFDAVIDVNIKGVAHVLRHLVPAMIERQEGVIVNFSSGWGRSTDAGVAPYCASKWAIEGLTRALAQEVPKSMAAIPLNPGIIDTDMLKICFGDEAKQYPTAARWAETAVPFLLALSARDNGKPLSVPGY